In Drosophila simulans strain w501 chromosome 3R, Prin_Dsim_3.1, whole genome shotgun sequence, a single window of DNA contains:
- the LOC6727591 gene encoding protein AAR2 homolog, whose protein sequence is MNKDNSSMKMDPQLALRLLADGGVLVIAGVPEGTEFGIDLCAYTIGPDFRGVKMIPPGVHYVWCSSRGPYGDAAPRVGFVHFFHPNEIVVREWDHELEELRPRRIAEPEVERDRIRKNLAQLERMLAPYDYRYVVQWKELTGSVTESCVDRCRPTEGTIRTNIELQSCPDADRPRGGAATGSISRRNAAARLLLDESELLPDLKPVEGTAPRFTTVPLRVPQDALPADVSRHALDCIDAIDKLLDGFETADGLIEELQLAYAFFLVGYSVESLAHWRKLLGLLAHSQTGVTKHKLTYMKYSEVLAHQLPHLPEELMVPGPHNTVYKDVRELLVNLHAGGLSVSAERLSKRLEKKLGWEFEGLLDEDPEDQPVVIELPEA, encoded by the coding sequence ATGAACAAGGACAACTCCAGCATGAAAATGGATCCGCAGCTAGCCCTGCGCCTCCTGGCCGATGGCGGAGTGCTGGTCATCGCCGGTGTACCCGAGGGCACGGAATTCGGCATTGATCTATGTGCCTACACCATTGGTCCGGATTTCCGAGGCGTCAAGATGATTCCACCCGGAGTCCACTACGTATGGTGCTCCTCCCGCGGTCCCTACGGCGATGCAGCCCCACGTGTTGGATTCGTGCACTTCTTTCATCCGAATGAGATTGTCGTACGAGAGTGGGACCACGAACTGGAGGAACTGCGCCCGCGGAGGATTGCCGAACCGGAAGTGGAGCGAGACCGAATCCGCAAAAACCTAGCCCAACTGGAGCGCATGCTGGCGCCGTACGACTATCGTTACGTGGTCCAGTGGAAGGAACTCACCGGCAGCGTGACGGAGTCTTGCGTGGATCGCTGCCGTCCGACAGAAGGAACAATCCGTACGAACATCGAACTGCAATCCTGCCCGGACGCAGATCGGCcgcgaggaggagctgctacTGGCAGCATAAGCCGCCGGAATGCTGCAGCTCGGCTGCTCTTAGATGAGAGCGAACTCTTACCGGACCTTAAGCCCGTGGAAGGAACAGCTCCGCGCTTCACTACCGTACCCCTGCGTGTTCCACAAGATGCCCTGCCCGCTGATGTTTCCCGCCACGCCTTGGACTGCATCGATGCTATTGACAAACTGCTCGATGGATTTGAAACGGCCGACGGACTCATTGAGGAACTGCAGCTGGCCTACGCATTTTTCCTAGTGGGCTACTCGGTGGAGTCTCTGGCCCACTGGCGCAAGCTTCTGGGCTTGCTGGCTCACTCGCAAACGGGGGTCACTAAGCACAAGTTAACGTACATGAAATACAGCGAGGTTTTGGCCCACCAGCTGCCTCATCTGCCCGAAGAGCTGATGGTGCCTGGTCCGCATAACACCGTCTACAAAGATGTACGCGAACTGCTGGTCAATCTGCATGCGGGCGGCTTAAGTGTCAGCGCTGAGCGGCTGAGCAAGCGGCTGGAGAAAAAGTTGGGATGGGAATTCGAGGGCCTGCTAGACGAGGATCCCGAGGACCAGCCCGTAGTCATCGAACTTCCGGAGGCCTAG
- the LOC6727590 gene encoding transcriptional adapter 2A isoform X1 codes for MSFMNPVDMVDEDAADLQFPKVEPLGPQVKQFIHAQQDEHTRNSMVLYNPHTLHRYLEEVEEVTRDKNSSVPSATKDANRCATCRCSLAEPYIKCSECLDTLLCLQCFSRGKEAFSHRNNHAYIIVRDSIQVFAEEPHWTARDERILLKTLRTHGYGNWEAVSQALDQRHEPAEVRRHYHDCYFGGIFERLLNLQHARHSYLPERMPYVFKMRSLDPPRHDDIASMQFRLSAGYRCARGDFDTPYDTSAESLLSIMVDHRGGDDDNETPESEFEREVTEELQLGVVRAYNNRLRERQRRYKIMRQHGLIMPNRTVSWISKYVHAFSSNASCMRFLGFMQICPDPIKFDMLLESLRYCRELHSQLHKLYDLREHGVRTLSGAKLYARLSKERQQTQRYYSRLKQTDAFDWQQLVQHYESNRSGDPGPLAINSKLYVMNTRRKASPIEIGGGKHFTHCLTSTYSNFSLFPDLPGYSKLDDGERKLCSVARLIPQSYLDYKNQLVTEQAKLGYLRLADARRLIKIDVNKTRQIYDFLLEHGHISRPPSYG; via the exons ATGTCTTTTATGAACCCCGTGGATATGGTGGATGAGGACGCCGCCGACCTGCAGTTTCCCAAAG TTGAACCACTGGGTCCACAGGTCAAGCAATTCATCCATGCACAGCAGGATGAACACACCAGGAACTCCATGGTTTTGTATAATCCGCACACGTTGCACAGGTACttggaggaggtggaggaagTGACGCGGGACAAGAATAGCAGTGTTCCATCGGCTACAAAGGATGCCAATCGGTGTGCCACATGTCGCTGCAGTCTCGCAGAGCCGTACATAAAGTGCTCCGAGTGCCTCGACACCCTGCTGTGCCTGCAATGTTTCTCACGTGGAAAGGAGGCATTTTCCCATCGCAATAACCACGCCTACATCATAGTCCGCGACAGCATACAGGTTTTCGCAGAGGAGCCACACTGGACGGCCCGGGACGAGCGCATACTGCTGAAAACACTTCGCACCCACGGCTACGGCAACTGGGAGGCGGTCTCCCAGGCTCTGGATCAACGCCACGAACCCGCAGAAGTGCGACGTCACTACCACGATTGCTACTTTGGCGGGATATTCGAGCGGCTCCTTAATCTGCAGCATGCTAGGCACAGCTATCTGCCCGAGCGAATGCCCTATGTCTTTAAAATGCGCAGCTTGGATCCACCACGTCATGACGATATCGCCTCCATGCAGTTCAGACTAAGCGCAGGCTACCGCTGTGCAAGAGGAGACTTCGACACTCCGTACGACACCTCAGCAGAGAGTTTGCTATCTATTATGGTGGATCATAGGGGCGGGGATGACGACAACGAGACGCCTGAGAGTGAGTTTGAGCGCGAAGTGACAGAGGAATTGCAACTCGGAGTAGTTCGGGCATACAACAATCGCCTCAG AGAGCGCCAGCGTCGTTACAAAATAATGAGGCAACACGGTCTCATAATGCCCAATCGCACCGTCAGCTGGATTTCCAAGTACGTTCACGCTTTTAGCAGCAATGCTAGTTGCATGCGTTTCCTGGGCTTCATGCAGATCTGTCCTGACCCCATTAAGTTCGATATGCTGCTGGAGTCTCTGCGTTATTGTCGGGAGCTGCATAGCCAGCTGCACAAGCTATACGATCTGCGGGAGCACGGCGTTCGCACTCTTTCCGGAGCCAAACTATATGCCCGCCTGAGCAAAGAGCGTCAGCAGACTCAGAGATATTACAGCAGGCTGAAGCAAACAGATGCTTTCGATTGGCAGCAATTGGTGCAGCATTACGAGAGCAACAGAAGCGGTGATCCTGGGCCCCTGGCCATTAACTCAAAGTTATATGTCATGAACACGCGTCGAAAGGCTAGTCCCATTGAGATTGGAGGTGGGAAACACTTTACCCATTGCCTGACATCAACTTATAGTAACTTTTCTTTGTTCCCAGATCTTCCTGGTTATTCCAAACTGGATGATGGCGAGCGAAAGTTGTGCAGTGTGGCTCGTCTAATTCCGCAGTCGTACTTGGACTACAAGAACCAACTCGTTACGGAGCAAGCAAAGCTCGGATATCTACGACTGGCCGATGCGCGACGTCTCATCAAAATTGACGTGAACAAAACGCGTCAGATCTACGATTTTCTGCTGGAACATGGCCATATCAGCAGACCACCGTCCTATGGCTAG
- the LOC6727592 gene encoding uncharacterized protein LOC6727592: MALQLQIEKLKGLDNYKAWSMTVRAYLESEELWTVVENGPENNEESLLKDKRAKFLILCLIETKLCQFMVSIRTARDLWNYLRTQHSLR, translated from the exons ATGGCACTGCAGCTGCAAATTGAGAAGCTCAAAGGTTTGGACAACTACAAGGCCTGGTCGATGACGGTGCGGGCGTATCTGGAGTCGGAGGAACTCTGGACGGTGGTGGAGAATGGTCCCGAGAACAACGAGGAG TCCCTGCTGAAGGACAAGCGAGCCAAGTTCTTGATTCTCTGTCTGATCGAGACCAAGTTGTGCCAATTCATGGTCAGCATCCGCACGGCTCGGGATCTGTGGAATTACTTGCGCACCCAGCACTCGCTGCGTTAA
- the LOC6727590 gene encoding transcriptional adapter 2A isoform X2 codes for MSFMNPVDMVDEDAADLQFPKVEPLGPQVKQFIHAQQDEHTRNSMVLYNPHTLHRYLEEVEEVTRDKNSSVPSATKDANRCATCRCSLAEPYIKCSECLDTLLCLQCFSRGKEAFSHRNNHAYIIVRDSIQVFAEEPHWTARDERILLKTLRTHGYGNWEAVSQALDQRHEPAEVRRHYHDCYFGGIFERLLNLQHARHSYLPERMPYVFKMRSLDPPRHDDIASMQFRLSAGYRCARGDFDTPYDTSAESLLSIMVDHRGGDDDNETPESEFEREVTEELQLGVVRAYNNRLRERQRRYKIMRQHGLIMPNRTVSWISKYVHAFSSNASCMRFLGFMQICPDPIKFDMLLESLRYCRELHSQLHKLYDLREHGVRTLSGAKLYARLSKERQQTQRYYSRLKQTDAFDWQQLVQHYESNRSGDPGPLAINSKLYVMNTRRKASPIEIGDLPGYSKLDDGERKLCSVARLIPQSYLDYKNQLVTEQAKLGYLRLADARRLIKIDVNKTRQIYDFLLEHGHISRPPSYG; via the exons ATGTCTTTTATGAACCCCGTGGATATGGTGGATGAGGACGCCGCCGACCTGCAGTTTCCCAAAG TTGAACCACTGGGTCCACAGGTCAAGCAATTCATCCATGCACAGCAGGATGAACACACCAGGAACTCCATGGTTTTGTATAATCCGCACACGTTGCACAGGTACttggaggaggtggaggaagTGACGCGGGACAAGAATAGCAGTGTTCCATCGGCTACAAAGGATGCCAATCGGTGTGCCACATGTCGCTGCAGTCTCGCAGAGCCGTACATAAAGTGCTCCGAGTGCCTCGACACCCTGCTGTGCCTGCAATGTTTCTCACGTGGAAAGGAGGCATTTTCCCATCGCAATAACCACGCCTACATCATAGTCCGCGACAGCATACAGGTTTTCGCAGAGGAGCCACACTGGACGGCCCGGGACGAGCGCATACTGCTGAAAACACTTCGCACCCACGGCTACGGCAACTGGGAGGCGGTCTCCCAGGCTCTGGATCAACGCCACGAACCCGCAGAAGTGCGACGTCACTACCACGATTGCTACTTTGGCGGGATATTCGAGCGGCTCCTTAATCTGCAGCATGCTAGGCACAGCTATCTGCCCGAGCGAATGCCCTATGTCTTTAAAATGCGCAGCTTGGATCCACCACGTCATGACGATATCGCCTCCATGCAGTTCAGACTAAGCGCAGGCTACCGCTGTGCAAGAGGAGACTTCGACACTCCGTACGACACCTCAGCAGAGAGTTTGCTATCTATTATGGTGGATCATAGGGGCGGGGATGACGACAACGAGACGCCTGAGAGTGAGTTTGAGCGCGAAGTGACAGAGGAATTGCAACTCGGAGTAGTTCGGGCATACAACAATCGCCTCAG AGAGCGCCAGCGTCGTTACAAAATAATGAGGCAACACGGTCTCATAATGCCCAATCGCACCGTCAGCTGGATTTCCAAGTACGTTCACGCTTTTAGCAGCAATGCTAGTTGCATGCGTTTCCTGGGCTTCATGCAGATCTGTCCTGACCCCATTAAGTTCGATATGCTGCTGGAGTCTCTGCGTTATTGTCGGGAGCTGCATAGCCAGCTGCACAAGCTATACGATCTGCGGGAGCACGGCGTTCGCACTCTTTCCGGAGCCAAACTATATGCCCGCCTGAGCAAAGAGCGTCAGCAGACTCAGAGATATTACAGCAGGCTGAAGCAAACAGATGCTTTCGATTGGCAGCAATTGGTGCAGCATTACGAGAGCAACAGAAGCGGTGATCCTGGGCCCCTGGCCATTAACTCAAAGTTATATGTCATGAACACGCGTCGAAAGGCTAGTCCCATTGAGATTGGAG ATCTTCCTGGTTATTCCAAACTGGATGATGGCGAGCGAAAGTTGTGCAGTGTGGCTCGTCTAATTCCGCAGTCGTACTTGGACTACAAGAACCAACTCGTTACGGAGCAAGCAAAGCTCGGATATCTACGACTGGCCGATGCGCGACGTCTCATCAAAATTGACGTGAACAAAACGCGTCAGATCTACGATTTTCTGCTGGAACATGGCCATATCAGCAGACCACCGTCCTATGGCTAG
- the LOC6727590 gene encoding DNA-directed RNA polymerase II subunit Rpb4 isoform X3 translates to MSFMNPVDMVDEDAADLQFPKEFENAETLLISEVHMLLDHRKRQNESADEEQEFSEVFMKTYAYTDSFRKFKNKETIMSARSLLMQKKLHKFELAALGNLCPEAPEEAKALIPSLEGRFEDEELRQILDDIGTKRSLQY, encoded by the exons ATGTCTTTTATGAACCCCGTGGATATGGTGGATGAGGACGCCGCCGACCTGCAGTTTCCCAAAG AGTTCGAAAATGCCGAGACGCTGCTGATATCGGAGGTGCACATGCTTCTCGATCACCGCAAGCGACAAAACGAATCCGCCGACGAGGAGCAAGAGTTCTCCGAGGTCTTCATGAAGACGTACGCCTACACGGATAGTTTTCGGAAGTTCAAAAACAAGGAGACCATTATGTCTGCGCGAAG CTTGCTGATGCAGAAAAAGCTGCACAAATTCGAGCTGGCCGCACTGGGTAATTTGTGTCCGGAGGCGCCCGAGGAGGCCAAGGCGCTGATTCCTTCACTAGAGGGTCGCTTCGAGGATGAGGAGCTGCGCCAAATACTTGACGATATCGGCACTAAACGCAGCTTACAATACTAA